The genomic interval ACAAGTATTACCAGTATAACtcttaaatagttaaatattatCCATATGAATTAATTGAAGATTGTAGTATCGTATCATTGTTTTTTGTCGTAACAAATTGAGGAATaatgttattaataaatttacacATGTAAAGTCGAGATAAGAAAAAATGTtcaattttacaatattaatattgtaagtTAAGCTAAACCTTTTCAACATATCAACTCTTTTATCAACCAAATTAGGTACTCCATTATTTTATAATCAACAAATTTAGGTAATTCATGTGTCTCCTCTTATAGGAGTCAAATTGTGATTCGCCGCATTACAATCCACTAGCAATTTTAGATAAACTCAATCATTGCttgattgaaaaaataaatatttatattaaattcgaaaaactaaatatattttttaacttctaTATTGAAACAAAGTTTTGCTCAAACATATATGCTTCCTCATAAgagaacaattaaaaaataacagtCATAAGATTCATTCATCAAACAAGTTTGATTTTTGACCAATGTATAAATTCCAGAATGCGCGGtcaaaggaaaaaaaactcCACAACGCAACAGGTCAAACCCCAATACAATTCATGAGTCATGaccaagaaaaaataattttacaaatagaGAATTTGAAAACCAGGCTTAACAAATATACATTTATCCAAGCGTAATACAAATTAATGAGATGCGAAAATAAAACCACCAACGACAAATATACACAAACCAAGTTGGGTGGTAAAAGTTGAAGGAAATATAGCAACAACAAAGCCACATAAAAAATCATAACTGATACTGTCAACGTTGTATCCTTCAATTGGTAGTTCTCTCTGTACAAAAGCAAGGCAAGGCAGCACATGAATAATACAACGGATATGCAAGAATACTCAGCTTCTTTCTGATTGAGTACCATTTCCATTTGCATTTGAACTAGAAGAtgatgatgacgatgatgatgatgaaaatAATCCATTGAAAGGCCAAGGAAATGAGAATCTTCTACCCCCACTTGAATTTCTCCCTTCATTGTCTCCTTCAGCATTGTCATGCACagtattttcatcctccctttgATTTCTGCTACTCCTTGACGCAACGGAGTCTTGCTTAGATTCATCTGCTCGCAATTGAAACCTGCAAACTGGACAAGAACTATGAAGCTCAAGCCAGGGCAGGATGCATGCACTATGAAACCTATGTTTACATGGCATCTCTTTAGCTTCAGAACCAACTTCAAAATCATCCAAACAGACAGAACACTGCAAATTCTCATTGATCTTCACAGTGGGTAGAGCTTCAACAGCTTCCTTCGGGGCGGGTGGAGTTCCGTACCTATTGGGGTCGTTCTCAGCCAAATGTTGTAACAATAGATCCAAACCAGGCCCTACGAAATAGTCACCCAGAGAACCAATGGTGCTATGAATATCACTTTGATCCCGGTTAGAATCATATGAACCTTGAACTATAATAGTCTGATTAAAAGGATTGATCAAAATTACAtgctctctttctctttctctttctctaacATGGTCATCACTGTCTGTATTCTCATGTGATTCAGATGTCAGTCCAGCTCTTATGCCTTGGAGCAGTTGCTGAATGGTAGCTGAGCTTCTTCTCCTCCTCCGAAGGATAGACTCGAGCTCTCGATCATAATGGCCTACACCACCATTATCATCATCACGACTACCACTATTATAGTCATTTTCAAGCTCTATTCGTCTCAATCTTCGACGATGTCGCGGATTACTCATCATGCCTAGCAAGATTGGTGCCCAAAGGGAGGCAGCACGATCCGAACCAAAATCATTTTCTGGTATATTTTGCATCTCGCCGATACCTTGCATCTCGCTGATACCAGCAGCACTGTTCATTTCTTCAACAAATCCACTTTGGCAAACTGGGCATTTCATCTCCACTTCCATGACAGGATTGACTATTTGAGAACACGCGTGACACCAATATCTTGCTGCCATTGTTTCGTCCATGATATTCTGTTTATAATGTATCTTCCAAATATACAGATGCTTTATTTACTCCTTGATTCCTGAAACATCAAGCCAGTACAACTTCAAACCATAACCCAAAACacggaaaaaaataaaaactcaagcCCATCAGAGTTCTCACAATTAAAACTATTTGGTTTGGCCCTCAAAATCTTCATGGTTCATAACCATAAccatgaataaaaaaattctaaacacCAAACCAAACAATAACACACTAATTCATCCAGAAATTATCAAATATCGCCATTAACCAAcacaaaattgatttaattattctAGCAATCAAGGTCAATGATTGATTGAAAAACACACAATATAATTTTCGTTAATTCGCTATTAACAAGTATAATAATCAAGCTTCCAAGACAAATAAGAAATAGCAAAATAAccatagaaaaaaataaaggaataaaAACCCCCCAAAATAAACCTAAAACCTTCACAAATCAAACCATGAGtagattattaaattaaatgaaaataacaataataatgatcACCTTAAGAACCGCaggaacaacaacaacaaatttgGTCGGCGAAGGGTTTATGAAAAATGGATcggtttttaaataaaaaataaaaaaagaaggaTCTGGAAGCGTTGAATTGAGTTCAAATAAGGGAAACACGTCACGCGCCGCAAGTTAAATCGGTGAAAACTTTGAAGcgtaataaaaaatgaaatgatcGCACGGAAAAACTACAAAGCAACATGAACGTATTTGACACGCAAATAGAATGAAAATCGAGAGAATgaagaaatattattattattagaaatgaAGAGTTAGTTACCAATGAATATGAAGGAATTGGTGGTGCCGGAAAACGTAACGGAAAGATGGAAGATGGAATTTTGGGGAAAGTGGGAGAATTTCCTGTTAACGAATGTCCAATCCCAACTGCCTCTTACATCATTTCGCTGTTTTTTTCCTCTTGTAtttttagtataatataaagtgctatttctattttttatgtatttaaatgttatattacgtttatttatattaaattaaacactACACAGTCAAAAGAAAGTATTCATAAAAAAAGTAGTCAAAAGGATTTTATAACAttctcttatattttcaaagtaTCTCTAATTGTAAATCAAAGACGTAAATCATCCTAAGACTCGTCAAAAACTTTTGCACAATATTGTCCTTGAAACTTTTTATGTGTTAGTCAGTTTCATGCCTCAGCTAAACGATGATATGTGTAACGCTAAACGATGTCATGCAACTTAATATCTGGACCATATTTCTTGGACACCTAAGTACTTGTATATATTATGTGCACTTTAACTATATTTAATATCTGGACCCATATTTCTTGGATACTTAACTACTTCTATATATTATGTGTACTATAACtactctatttattttataataagcgatgtattttataatgaaagtcatttttaatttaactttaatgatatttttttaattgtactttttgatttttaaggTATATTACTTCCAAAACAAAAATTCTATTTAGCATTTatgataatataaaacaaatcaacagttaataaaagtaatttgataaaatgattattctttttgtcttatttattgaattttttaatataaatacaaaaaatttaaatgaaattcattttaaaacagAGGGATAATATATTGAACTCATAAGTTATAAAATATCattgtaaatggattaaaactTTCAAAGTATACCGAATGAGTAACTATCAAAgtaataaattcataaattttctttttacaaaaataagtTCACAAACTTCCGATTGGAATTCTTCAAaacttgtaaaaattaaaataatactccatctatttactattataaaagaaaaatatttatttttgtggctattaagatattttgataaatttaattaattttatagtttcCATGTAAAACAcgaatcaaatttattaaagtgtcttgtttaatatcaaatattcaattatttacattaatttttttaattaaatgaaatatatattatgagtaataacattaactaattttatagaaatagctaatttttgttaatattaataataaaaattttatatttttttacttacaATAGTAACTAAATAGTGTGAGTaaattaaagttataaagttataGTTAACAACACAATATTATGTTCTTTTGCTCGAGCATTAGAATCAAAATTGTTAAAAAGATTCATAGCTAAATATTACCCTCCACCACCTCAAATTATAAGTGACTTTTGGAAAATATTATCTCAAATAATtcgtttttttaaatattataggtGAGTGATCCATTTATT from Cicer arietinum cultivar CDC Frontier isolate Library 1 chromosome 5, Cicar.CDCFrontier_v2.0, whole genome shotgun sequence carries:
- the LOC101495020 gene encoding E3 ubiquitin-protein ligase SIRP1-like, with translation MDETMAARYWCHACSQIVNPVMEVEMKCPVCQSGFVEEMNSAAGISEMQGIGEMQNIPENDFGSDRAASLWAPILLGMMSNPRHRRRLRRIELENDYNSGSRDDDNGGVGHYDRELESILRRRRRSSATIQQLLQGIRAGLTSESHENTDSDDHVREREREREHVILINPFNQTIIVQGSYDSNRDQSDIHSTIGSLGDYFVGPGLDLLLQHLAENDPNRYGTPPAPKEAVEALPTVKINENLQCSVCLDDFEVGSEAKEMPCKHRFHSACILPWLELHSSCPVCRFQLRADESKQDSVASRSSRNQREDENTVHDNAEGDNEGRNSSGGRRFSFPWPFNGLFSSSSSSSSSSSSNANGNGTQSERS